A single Cellulomonas sp. SLBN-39 DNA region contains:
- a CDS encoding transferase has protein sequence MKRYEDLETEDGKVVRYRRHENGGGLVAAGASVDPDAFVADTAWIDPGAHVEAGAHIGPHGWVEPGAVVASGARLGSHVHVGRDALVGSAARLGARVDVGAGAQLARGVVVEPEAHVPAGAQVARRGFAPHVLAA, from the coding sequence ATGAAGCGATACGAGGATCTCGAGACCGAGGACGGCAAGGTCGTCCGCTACCGCCGCCACGAGAACGGGGGCGGGCTCGTCGCCGCCGGAGCGAGCGTCGACCCCGACGCCTTCGTGGCCGACACCGCCTGGATCGACCCCGGCGCGCACGTCGAGGCCGGCGCGCACATCGGCCCGCACGGCTGGGTCGAACCCGGGGCCGTCGTCGCCTCCGGTGCCCGCCTGGGCTCGCACGTGCACGTCGGGCGCGACGCGCTCGTCGGGTCCGCCGCCCGGCTGGGTGCCCGCGTCGACGTCGGCGCCGGCGCGCAGCTCGCCCGGGGCGTCGTCGTCGAGCCCGAGGCGCACGTGCCCGCCGGCGCGCAGGTCGCCCGCCGCGGGTTCGCCCCGCACGTCCTGGCGGCCTGA
- a CDS encoding ribonuclease Z, protein MRELVVLGTSSQVPTRVRNHNGYLLRWDGEGLLFDPGEGTQRQMIHAGVPSTAVTRICLTHVHGDHCYGLPGVLSRMVLDGVQHPVHLHYPASGEPVVRALVGLATPGLDLRLHPHGASGPVADGLDVVALRHRVETYGYRLTEPDGRTFLPERLAAAGVVGPDVARLAREGRVGDVRVEDVSVPRPGQRFAIVMDTAVCDGAAALADGADLLLAESTFADEDAALAAEHLHLTAGQAGGLAAAGGVGTLVLSHFSSRYTDLGPLRAQAEDAVWTAGTSTTVHAASDGDRIALPPRRVAPH, encoded by the coding sequence GTGCGCGAGCTCGTGGTGCTGGGGACGTCGTCGCAGGTGCCGACGCGGGTGCGCAACCACAACGGGTACCTGCTGCGCTGGGACGGCGAGGGGCTGCTCTTCGACCCCGGCGAGGGCACGCAGCGGCAGATGATCCACGCCGGGGTGCCGTCGACGGCGGTCACGCGGATCTGCCTGACGCACGTGCACGGGGACCACTGCTACGGGCTGCCGGGGGTGCTCTCACGGATGGTGCTCGACGGGGTGCAGCACCCGGTGCACCTGCACTACCCGGCGTCGGGCGAGCCGGTGGTGCGCGCGCTGGTGGGCCTGGCCACGCCCGGCCTGGACCTGCGGCTGCACCCGCACGGGGCGTCCGGGCCGGTGGCCGACGGCCTGGACGTGGTGGCGCTGCGGCACCGGGTCGAGACGTACGGGTACCGCCTGACCGAGCCCGACGGCCGCACGTTCCTGCCGGAGCGGCTGGCGGCGGCGGGCGTCGTCGGGCCGGACGTGGCGCGGCTGGCCCGCGAGGGGCGGGTGGGCGACGTGCGCGTCGAGGACGTCAGCGTGCCGCGCCCGGGTCAGCGCTTCGCGATCGTGATGGACACGGCCGTGTGCGACGGGGCGGCCGCGCTCGCCGACGGTGCGGACCTGCTGCTCGCGGAGTCGACGTTCGCCGACGAGGACGCGGCGCTCGCGGCGGAGCACCTGCACCTCACGGCCGGGCAGGCCGGTGGGCTGGCGGCGGCCGGTGGCGTCGGCACGCTGGTGCTCAGCCACTTCTCGTCGCGGTACACCGACCTCGGGCCCCTGCGCGCGCAGGCGGAGGACGCCGTGTGGACCGCGGGCACCTCGACGACCGTGCACGCGGCGTCGGACGGCGACCGCATCGCCCTGCCGCCACGCCGCGTCGCGCCGCACTGA
- a CDS encoding prevent-host-death protein has translation MTQALGAVHAPTAARARQQIKLLLDAARDGRTATIRRESQGVALVDSERLRRTLELLVTVAPVVVREGGEWDAYLPGLPISATGATLEAVVDDLVLAVREYADDWNARLYAAPNHADAWGFVQLVGLSDDRQLRAWLTRETA, from the coding sequence ATGACACAGGCGCTCGGTGCCGTCCACGCTCCCACCGCCGCGCGGGCGCGCCAGCAGATCAAGCTGCTGCTCGACGCCGCGAGGGACGGCCGGACAGCGACGATCCGCCGCGAGTCGCAGGGTGTCGCACTGGTGGACTCCGAGCGGCTCCGCCGCACGCTCGAGCTCCTCGTGACGGTTGCCCCGGTGGTCGTCCGCGAGGGCGGCGAGTGGGACGCCTACCTCCCCGGGCTGCCGATCTCCGCGACCGGCGCCACTCTCGAGGCGGTCGTCGACGACCTCGTGCTCGCCGTGCGCGAGTACGCCGACGACTGGAACGCGCGCCTCTACGCAGCCCCCAACCACGCGGACGCCTGGGGCTTCGTCCAGCTCGTCGGCCTCTCCGACGACCGCCAGCTGCGCGCCTGGCTGACGCGCGAGACGGCGTGA
- a CDS encoding AIM24 family protein has translation MRSPIFDQANLEVPATERFTLQNPKMLKVTLGEPVLAAKGAMVAYQGAVQFHHKGSDSITQFMKRAISSDDQSLMTVSGQGDVFFARFAEDVFVIQLEGDAISVGGQSLLAFDANLQWDLHRTRGAGMMTGGMFNTLIQGHGNVALTSDGKPVILDCSQQPTFVDPNAAVCWSANLVPDVVSSMNMSSLLRGGSGEAFQYKFHGPGFVVVQPSEGFPTPVQG, from the coding sequence ATGCGCAGCCCCATCTTCGACCAGGCCAACCTCGAGGTCCCCGCGACGGAGCGGTTCACCCTCCAGAACCCCAAGATGCTCAAGGTCACCCTCGGTGAGCCCGTGCTCGCGGCCAAGGGCGCCATGGTCGCCTACCAGGGTGCCGTGCAGTTCCACCACAAGGGTTCGGACTCGATCACGCAGTTCATGAAGCGCGCGATCAGCTCCGACGACCAGTCGCTCATGACCGTCTCCGGCCAGGGCGACGTGTTCTTCGCGCGGTTCGCCGAGGACGTCTTCGTCATCCAGCTCGAGGGCGACGCCATCAGCGTCGGCGGCCAGTCGCTCCTCGCGTTCGACGCGAACCTGCAGTGGGACCTGCACCGCACCCGCGGCGCCGGGATGATGACCGGCGGCATGTTCAACACCCTCATCCAGGGCCACGGCAACGTCGCCCTGACGTCGGACGGCAAGCCCGTCATCCTCGACTGCTCGCAGCAGCCCACGTTCGTCGACCCGAACGCGGCCGTCTGCTGGTCCGCCAACCTCGTGCCCGACGTGGTGTCCAGCATGAACATGTCGTCGCTGCTGCGCGGCGGCTCCGGCGAGGCGTTCCAGTACAAGTTCCACGGCCCGGGCTTCGTCGTCGTCCAGCCGTCCGAGGGCTTCCCGACCCCCGTCCAGGGCTGA
- a CDS encoding ThiF family adenylyltransferase, which produces MSNLAHRQLSDLADVSGGAIQLLGVEQDDKGQTTFTVSLDTSGIITSGPGIRVRARERFEILVGPSFPLAHPDVYVMHRRWAGTPHVQWGRLLCLYAAPSVEWNPADGMRGLIGRLNLWLQRAAVGELDPAGQPLHPPVAYSSYKNGWVVVRPDVGELAPWRDTEPDSAPVRLLYAWCAQRGKRIDALEWLTGQQVHQRLVADELPARDEAGTALFAAPLILISDTLDMEYPSTADALAGSLETYGYSRDELLRAFVTARTINKAVGVALEGDGAVPAMMLLGTPARRLEPGQALAHITAWHLDDLGAQITDLLQDVSAEHVELTKRVRDLAESWLGFAKIQWMVIHEARSEVTRRRDSGSPAQWLTGRKVLILGCGALGAPIAEHCVRAGVAQLHLVDKGVVTPGILVRQPYEDADIGYNKAERLAQRLSLIRGDLTVTSARGDIVTGTLADPAPLLEYDLLIDATADIGVRVGIERVRAAARENWPPIISALFGHTAQRGIATVSMTGATGSGHDILRRLAIDTVTNPPPGWRTITEDLFPNPPRTDRFFPEPGCSAPTFTGAAAEVTALASALFSNALATLADAEAAPMSAIGCDLAPTASAARPVPLTWTNDHTLIDHTGEYEVRISRRALAEMRTETRRGQRVRGARVETGGMLLGSLDEATQTVYIDGASGPSPDSHLSAAHFDHGVEGTQEIVMSIRTATVDRVGFVGMWHTHPHGIASPSRTDEAGMADIVAPDGTGRRAVMLILGGHGTSWQAWLETGTPPDLYVRVVDRTTQSRPEGPVALHLISASAWFPGGYAYPSHRAPEDDHEHSGEHQ; this is translated from the coding sequence TTGAGCAACCTGGCCCACCGTCAGCTGTCCGACCTCGCCGACGTCAGCGGCGGCGCGATCCAGCTCCTGGGAGTGGAGCAGGACGACAAGGGCCAGACCACGTTCACCGTCTCCCTCGACACCTCCGGGATCATCACGAGCGGGCCAGGCATCCGGGTGCGCGCACGGGAACGATTCGAGATCCTCGTCGGGCCCTCCTTCCCGTTGGCGCACCCGGATGTCTACGTCATGCACCGCCGATGGGCGGGGACTCCCCACGTGCAGTGGGGACGCCTGCTGTGCCTGTACGCGGCTCCCTCGGTGGAGTGGAACCCGGCGGACGGGATGCGCGGCCTGATCGGTCGGCTCAACCTCTGGTTGCAGCGTGCTGCGGTCGGAGAACTTGACCCAGCCGGTCAACCGCTGCACCCGCCGGTCGCCTACAGCTCCTACAAGAACGGCTGGGTCGTGGTACGACCAGACGTGGGCGAGCTCGCCCCCTGGAGGGACACCGAACCCGACTCTGCTCCGGTACGCCTGCTGTACGCCTGGTGCGCTCAGCGAGGCAAACGGATCGACGCGTTGGAGTGGCTGACCGGACAACAGGTCCACCAGCGGCTGGTGGCTGACGAACTGCCGGCCCGCGACGAGGCCGGCACGGCGCTGTTCGCCGCCCCGCTCATACTCATCAGCGACACCCTCGATATGGAGTACCCCAGCACTGCCGACGCCCTCGCGGGCTCGCTCGAGACCTACGGGTACAGCCGCGACGAGCTGCTACGGGCCTTCGTGACCGCCCGCACCATCAACAAGGCAGTCGGTGTCGCGCTCGAAGGGGATGGCGCCGTCCCCGCCATGATGCTGCTCGGCACGCCCGCACGCCGCCTCGAGCCCGGACAGGCGCTGGCTCACATCACGGCGTGGCATCTGGATGACCTGGGGGCGCAGATCACCGATCTACTGCAGGACGTCAGCGCCGAACACGTCGAACTCACCAAGCGCGTGCGCGATCTCGCGGAGAGCTGGTTGGGCTTCGCCAAGATCCAGTGGATGGTCATCCACGAAGCGCGCTCGGAGGTGACCCGACGCCGCGACTCCGGATCACCCGCCCAGTGGCTCACGGGGCGCAAGGTACTGATCCTGGGCTGCGGTGCTCTCGGCGCACCGATCGCGGAACACTGCGTCCGCGCCGGAGTCGCACAGCTGCACCTGGTCGACAAGGGCGTCGTTACGCCCGGAATACTGGTCCGGCAACCCTATGAGGACGCCGACATCGGCTACAACAAAGCCGAACGACTCGCGCAGCGGCTCTCTCTCATCCGAGGAGACCTCACCGTCACCAGCGCCCGAGGTGACATCGTGACCGGCACGCTCGCCGATCCGGCACCGCTGCTGGAGTACGACCTCCTCATCGACGCGACGGCGGACATCGGAGTGCGGGTCGGGATCGAACGCGTACGCGCCGCCGCGCGCGAGAACTGGCCACCGATCATCAGCGCGCTGTTCGGTCACACCGCGCAGCGAGGCATCGCCACGGTCTCGATGACCGGGGCCACCGGCAGCGGCCACGACATCCTGCGTCGCCTTGCCATCGACACTGTCACCAACCCGCCCCCCGGGTGGAGAACGATCACAGAAGACCTGTTCCCGAACCCGCCGCGCACGGACCGGTTCTTCCCCGAGCCAGGCTGCTCAGCCCCCACCTTCACCGGCGCCGCAGCCGAGGTCACGGCACTGGCATCCGCCCTGTTCTCCAACGCCCTGGCCACCCTGGCCGACGCGGAGGCGGCGCCGATGTCCGCGATCGGCTGCGACCTGGCGCCGACAGCATCAGCTGCCCGACCCGTGCCGTTGACCTGGACGAACGATCACACCCTCATCGACCACACCGGTGAGTACGAGGTGCGCATCAGCAGACGGGCGCTGGCCGAGATGCGCACCGAGACGCGCCGAGGACAACGGGTGCGCGGGGCACGCGTCGAGACCGGAGGGATGCTCCTGGGCAGCCTCGACGAAGCCACCCAGACCGTCTACATCGACGGCGCGAGCGGCCCCTCGCCCGACAGTCACCTGTCGGCGGCGCACTTCGATCACGGCGTCGAGGGCACCCAGGAAATCGTCATGAGCATTCGCACCGCCACGGTCGACCGGGTCGGATTCGTTGGCATGTGGCACACCCACCCGCACGGGATCGCCTCACCGAGCCGCACCGACGAGGCCGGTATGGCTGACATCGTCGCGCCAGACGGCACGGGGCGCAGGGCCGTCATGCTCATCCTCGGCGGACACGGAACCTCCTGGCAGGCATGGCTGGAGACAGGCACACCGCCCGATCTTTACGTGCGTGTGGTCGACCGCACGACCCAGTCCCGACCGGAGGGTCCCGTCGCGCTCCACCTCATCTCGGCCAGCGCATGGTTCCCGGGCGGCTACGCCTACCCGAGCCACCGAGCCCCCGAGGACGATCACGAGCACTCGGGTGAGCACCAATGA
- a CDS encoding suppressor of fused domain protein — MAYAPGRAFGSVLQGCSAYRAGDHWHYVTYGLSNLFDDDEGDNDGFSGWGYELTWRVRDAGAEGEAPGWPFTVLQRVAKWASDAGVLLADGSFFTIGSSITGHPHSDGPETPLNGVLLVADPELGEIHTPNGRVQFLQLVGIGPETFARLEADAAAVTDQMRQEDALLVTVVGG; from the coding sequence GTGGCCTATGCCCCTGGGCGCGCGTTCGGCTCGGTGCTGCAGGGGTGCAGCGCGTACCGGGCCGGCGACCACTGGCACTACGTGACGTATGGGCTGAGCAACCTCTTCGACGACGACGAGGGCGACAACGACGGGTTCAGCGGCTGGGGCTACGAGCTGACGTGGCGTGTGCGGGACGCGGGTGCTGAGGGGGAGGCGCCCGGGTGGCCGTTCACGGTGCTGCAGCGGGTGGCGAAGTGGGCGTCCGACGCGGGAGTCCTGCTCGCCGACGGGAGCTTCTTCACGATCGGCAGCTCGATCACCGGGCACCCTCACTCGGATGGCCCGGAGACTCCGCTGAACGGTGTCCTCCTCGTCGCCGACCCTGAGCTGGGCGAGATCCACACACCCAACGGCCGGGTCCAGTTCCTCCAGCTCGTCGGCATCGGCCCTGAGACCTTCGCGCGCCTCGAGGCGGACGCGGCTGCCGTGACCGACCAGATGCGCCAGGAGGACGCGCTGCTGGTGACGGTCGTCGGCGGCTGA
- a CDS encoding DUF262 domain-containing protein, producing MQAKETTVQKMLSGTKVFLVPLFQRRYKWGGDDWKELWEDLVEQYDNVDVVAGTMRDGEGHFLGSIVLHPAPGPASTVTRYLVIDGQQRLTTLMLLLAVVRDERRRADPLWRSEAYDHQFLTNPYNPEQLHKLVPTARDREAFRKTLFEGEPTGQPGRAYSYFTSAIRGLARRDGQVDFGRLEIAILLRLLIVDITTSPGDNVNHIFHTLNHAGQKLSPLDLVRNRFFMSLNPDIVEEAHTELWQPMEVKLGETEAQRYLWAQVARTDAKATQKDLYPAYERRLDRLSGSSSRTGSATIARELERLHRESWLYAAVIDPPPLQSAAFADPENAALPAAVLRRLHDLAAWGSSTHISLTLELLSRHAGDLAETGDVAEALDHVLSFMVRRAICAIPTNNLNRILTGIPPLLNDGPLAPQLARLLAADQRYWPTDEEVRERAISTPLYATAQTTQVKFILERIEWATAGSELVDTRDLQVEHVMPQRISDDWRDYLMELGDIPERTYARVHTLGNLTLTGYNPELGRRIFPQKRALYLDSLVRLSVDLTKHDQWTEREILARSRELAEVALRIWTRPALANDETEGSPVTRAGLAELLTSLPEDAWTTLGVLAEYYGVPLEAVWDELSSLPPVLAVKVLEPGGRLLEALPKDRSEELVAQLAAAGYQAQAPIYETPALTVAQLRAIDAGRWEADGASR from the coding sequence GTGCAGGCCAAGGAGACTACGGTCCAGAAGATGCTTTCGGGCACGAAGGTGTTTCTCGTGCCGCTCTTTCAGCGCCGCTATAAGTGGGGAGGTGACGACTGGAAGGAGCTCTGGGAGGACCTGGTTGAGCAGTACGACAACGTGGATGTTGTTGCCGGTACCATGCGCGATGGAGAGGGCCACTTCCTCGGGAGCATCGTCCTGCATCCGGCCCCCGGGCCGGCCTCCACAGTCACGCGCTACCTCGTTATTGACGGGCAGCAGCGCCTAACCACACTGATGCTTCTGCTTGCAGTCGTGCGAGACGAGCGAAGAAGGGCCGACCCCCTGTGGAGGTCGGAGGCTTATGACCATCAGTTCCTCACAAATCCCTACAACCCTGAGCAGTTGCACAAGCTGGTCCCGACGGCACGCGATCGGGAAGCCTTTAGGAAGACCCTCTTTGAAGGCGAGCCGACGGGGCAGCCAGGACGTGCGTACTCATACTTCACATCAGCGATCAGAGGCCTCGCGCGGCGGGACGGTCAGGTCGATTTCGGTCGCCTCGAGATCGCCATCCTGCTCCGCCTGCTGATCGTGGATATCACGACCTCGCCTGGCGACAACGTGAATCACATCTTCCACACGCTGAATCACGCAGGGCAGAAGCTGTCGCCGCTTGACCTCGTTCGAAACCGCTTCTTCATGTCGCTCAATCCAGACATAGTCGAAGAGGCGCACACGGAACTGTGGCAGCCTATGGAAGTCAAGCTTGGCGAAACGGAAGCACAACGGTACCTGTGGGCTCAGGTAGCCAGGACTGACGCGAAGGCCACCCAGAAGGATCTTTACCCTGCCTACGAGCGGCGGCTCGACCGGCTGTCCGGCTCCTCAAGCCGGACCGGGTCGGCGACGATCGCCCGGGAGCTCGAGCGACTCCACCGAGAGTCCTGGCTTTATGCTGCCGTGATCGACCCACCCCCACTACAGAGCGCAGCCTTCGCGGACCCTGAGAATGCAGCATTGCCCGCGGCGGTACTGCGGCGCCTCCACGACTTGGCGGCTTGGGGTAGCTCCACCCATATTTCGCTAACGCTTGAGCTCCTCAGCCGTCACGCGGGTGACTTGGCGGAGACCGGCGATGTAGCCGAGGCGCTGGATCATGTTCTATCCTTCATGGTAAGGCGCGCAATCTGTGCCATTCCTACAAACAATCTCAACCGCATCCTGACGGGCATTCCTCCGTTGCTCAACGACGGGCCGCTAGCACCCCAGCTCGCGAGGCTGCTCGCCGCTGACCAACGCTATTGGCCGACCGATGAAGAGGTTCGTGAACGTGCCATCTCGACGCCGCTTTATGCGACGGCGCAAACTACGCAGGTCAAGTTCATTCTTGAGCGGATCGAATGGGCAACCGCGGGCTCGGAGCTAGTCGACACTCGGGATCTTCAGGTCGAGCACGTCATGCCTCAGAGAATCAGCGACGACTGGCGCGACTACTTGATGGAACTGGGCGACATCCCGGAAAGAACGTACGCCCGCGTCCATACGCTTGGAAATCTGACGCTAACAGGATACAATCCGGAGCTGGGTCGGCGCATATTTCCGCAGAAGCGCGCCCTCTACCTCGACTCCCTTGTTCGGTTGTCGGTTGACCTTACCAAACACGATCAGTGGACCGAAAGAGAGATATTAGCCCGATCCCGAGAGCTGGCCGAGGTCGCCCTTCGGATCTGGACTCGCCCCGCGCTTGCGAATGACGAGACGGAGGGCAGTCCCGTCACGCGGGCGGGCCTCGCCGAACTGCTGACGTCGCTGCCCGAGGATGCGTGGACAACTCTGGGTGTGCTTGCGGAGTACTACGGAGTGCCCTTGGAGGCGGTGTGGGACGAGCTGTCGTCGCTGCCGCCCGTCCTCGCGGTGAAGGTCCTTGAGCCCGGAGGGCGACTGCTGGAGGCCCTCCCCAAGGACAGAAGCGAAGAGCTCGTCGCACAACTCGCTGCGGCCGGCTACCAGGCACAAGCCCCGATCTACGAGACACCTGCGCTCACCGTTGCCCAGCTCAGAGCGATCGATGCCGGGCGCTGGGAAGCGGACGGCGCTTCCCGGTAG
- a CDS encoding patatin-like phospholipase family protein codes for MTARIGLALSGGGFRATAFGLGALRALHDRDVLDKVSVVSGISGGSLLTALWAYGPRRFQEFDDTVTALLRGGLQNELVRRAFAPHAALRSTFSAMRALSTRQGRSYSRTDALVEALAARPFGAVPMAEVTHAGLDTIISATDMRTGNAVRFGSALSASSPYGRIVDEVRVAEAVAASAAFPVLLPALHRHYAFERTDGTRHEDTLVMTDGGVYDNLGLTPLLPGRSPQHSPHVYNLDYIIAVDAGRGRGARTASRFLTGRLAQSFDITHTRSQDAARNRIHLVGERAEITGFIHVYLGMQDQRLPTPVADLVPRSAVHAYPTNFAAMTQSDLQALALRGEQLTRTLITAYTPDLGW; via the coding sequence ATGACCGCAAGAATCGGCCTCGCCCTGTCCGGCGGCGGGTTTCGCGCCACAGCCTTCGGCCTCGGGGCGCTGCGAGCCCTCCACGACCGCGACGTCCTGGACAAGGTCAGCGTCGTCTCCGGCATCAGCGGCGGCAGCCTCCTGACCGCCCTGTGGGCCTACGGGCCCCGACGGTTCCAGGAGTTCGACGACACCGTCACCGCCCTGCTCCGAGGCGGCCTGCAGAACGAACTCGTGCGCCGCGCCTTCGCCCCACACGCCGCCTTGCGCTCAACGTTCAGCGCGATGCGTGCCCTCAGCACACGGCAGGGGCGCTCCTACTCCCGCACCGACGCGCTGGTCGAGGCGCTGGCCGCGCGCCCCTTCGGCGCCGTGCCGATGGCCGAGGTCACGCACGCCGGCCTGGACACGATCATCTCCGCCACCGACATGCGCACCGGCAACGCCGTCAGGTTCGGCAGCGCCCTGAGCGCGTCCTCACCCTACGGACGCATCGTCGATGAAGTGCGCGTCGCGGAGGCCGTCGCCGCCTCAGCAGCGTTCCCCGTCCTGCTCCCCGCCCTCCACCGGCATTACGCATTCGAACGGACCGACGGCACCCGCCACGAGGACACGCTCGTCATGACTGACGGCGGCGTCTACGACAACCTGGGCCTTACCCCACTACTGCCCGGCAGATCCCCCCAGCACAGCCCTCACGTCTACAACCTGGACTACATCATCGCCGTCGACGCTGGTCGAGGACGCGGAGCACGAACGGCATCGCGCTTTCTCACCGGGCGACTCGCGCAAAGCTTCGACATCACGCACACCAGGTCCCAAGACGCGGCCCGCAACCGCATCCATCTCGTCGGCGAGCGAGCCGAGATCACAGGGTTCATCCACGTCTACCTCGGCATGCAAGACCAGCGGCTCCCGACCCCCGTGGCCGACCTCGTCCCACGCAGCGCCGTGCACGCCTACCCCACCAACTTCGCGGCCATGACCCAATCAGACCTTCAAGCGCTCGCCCTGAGGGGCGAGCAGCTCACCCGCACACTCATCACCGCGTACACGCCGGACCTCGGCTGGTAG
- a CDS encoding cytotoxic translational repressor of toxin-antitoxin stability system codes for MSRYPAATRADHDRFCVVERWVLVRGATGQPVRHHRTYELVLDDGRVLRTRISRPVTKDAYGPSLWSAILRDQLEVTADEFWACVGDGVLPARGPVLPVPPADAVPLGLALQLQQHLGLTDSEIGSMTKDEAVARLHAHWSEGTDPQVHAP; via the coding sequence GTGAGCCGGTACCCCGCTGCCACCCGGGCTGACCACGACCGGTTCTGCGTCGTCGAGAGGTGGGTGCTGGTGCGTGGCGCGACCGGGCAGCCGGTGCGGCACCACCGGACGTACGAGCTGGTGCTCGACGACGGGCGAGTGCTCAGGACGCGGATCAGCAGGCCGGTGACCAAGGACGCGTACGGCCCGAGCCTGTGGTCAGCGATCCTGCGTGATCAGCTCGAGGTGACGGCTGACGAGTTCTGGGCATGCGTGGGTGACGGTGTCCTTCCCGCGCGCGGGCCCGTGCTTCCCGTCCCTCCCGCCGACGCGGTACCGCTCGGCCTGGCGCTGCAGCTCCAGCAGCACCTCGGCCTGACGGACTCCGAGATCGGGTCCATGACGAAGGACGAGGCGGTGGCACGTCTCCACGCCCACTGGTCAGAAGGCACGGATCCCCAGGTCCACGCGCCCTGA
- a CDS encoding transposase yields the protein MQFGSWAFTRRAKDSGLVPSMGSIGDCYDNAVIESFWSRMQVELLDRRHWWTRVELANAIFEYLEIFHNRQRRHSALGWLTPLEFEARQPITVA from the coding sequence GTGCAGTTCGGATCCTGGGCGTTCACCCGCCGCGCCAAGGACTCGGGCCTGGTGCCCTCGATGGGATCAATCGGGGACTGCTACGACAACGCCGTCATCGAGTCGTTCTGGTCCCGCATGCAGGTCGAGCTCCTGGACCGCAGGCACTGGTGGACCCGCGTGGAGCTGGCGAACGCGATCTTCGAGTACCTCGAGATCTTCCACAACCGCCAGCGCCGACACTCCGCCTTGGGCTGGCTCACACCCCTAGAGTTCGAGGCGAGACAACCGATCACCGTGGCCTAG
- a CDS encoding LD-carboxypeptidase: protein MIRYPQPLVGGDVVGVAAPSSGAAEAMWARLDVAEQHVRDRGLVVREGPLVRRGGIVSGTVRERVDELTGLMTDPAVRAVVPPWGGELALDLLGHLDLDALGADPTWLVGFSDISTLLLPLTLRTGVATLHGQNLMDTPYRVPAPMVHWLDLVRAAPGATVVQGAAPRYRGGPFADYVDHPAVDAYVLDAPGGWTRVDAAGPDAPVHATGRLVGGCLETVAHLAGTPYGDVNRFAREHAPEGLVVYLESAESGSADVTRRLLGLRYAGWFDHATAVLIGRTTGAETAGWTHHDAARHALGDLGIPVLADVDCGHVPPHLALVNGALATVDHGPDGSTITQVLA, encoded by the coding sequence GTGATCCGGTACCCGCAGCCCCTGGTCGGTGGAGACGTCGTGGGGGTGGCCGCGCCCTCGTCCGGTGCGGCCGAGGCGATGTGGGCGCGCCTCGACGTCGCGGAGCAGCATGTGCGCGACCGCGGGCTCGTGGTGCGCGAGGGGCCGCTGGTGCGGCGCGGCGGGATCGTCAGCGGCACCGTGCGCGAGCGCGTCGACGAGCTGACGGGCCTGATGACCGACCCTGCGGTGAGGGCCGTGGTGCCGCCGTGGGGCGGGGAGCTCGCGCTGGACCTGCTCGGGCACCTGGACCTCGACGCGCTCGGCGCCGACCCCACCTGGCTGGTCGGTTTCTCCGACATCTCGACGCTGCTGCTGCCGCTCACGCTGCGCACCGGCGTCGCGACCCTGCACGGGCAGAACCTCATGGACACCCCGTACCGGGTGCCGGCGCCGATGGTGCACTGGCTCGACCTGGTGCGTGCGGCCCCGGGCGCGACGGTCGTGCAGGGCGCCGCACCCCGCTACCGCGGCGGCCCGTTCGCGGACTACGTCGACCACCCCGCCGTCGACGCGTACGTGCTCGACGCCCCCGGCGGCTGGACGCGCGTCGACGCCGCCGGCCCGGACGCCCCCGTGCACGCGACCGGGCGGCTGGTCGGCGGGTGCCTGGAGACCGTTGCGCACCTGGCCGGCACCCCGTACGGCGACGTCAACCGGTTCGCCCGCGAGCACGCGCCCGAGGGGCTGGTCGTGTACCTGGAGTCCGCGGAGTCGGGCTCCGCCGACGTGACCCGCCGCCTGCTCGGCCTGCGGTACGCCGGCTGGTTCGACCACGCCACCGCCGTGCTGATCGGCCGCACGACCGGCGCCGAGACCGCCGGGTGGACGCACCACGACGCCGCCCGGCACGCGCTCGGCGACCTCGGCATCCCCGTGCTCGCCGACGTCGACTGCGGGCACGTGCCCCCGCACCTCGCCCTCGTCAACGGCGCCCTCGCCACCGTCGACCACGGCCCCGACGGCTCGACGATCACGCAGGTGCTCGCCTGA